One stretch of Methanofastidiosum sp. DNA includes these proteins:
- a CDS encoding sigma-70 family RNA polymerase sigma factor has product MFTESVVAYEFEASEEVETTEDLWLQMQEFVAHDQEVQRIIRIKKPYITGLTHEDLNGEALVLAIEVYRQCHSIFNCTECNATNCNIFKINYTTKLKNKLYNLQNIPKRNTMISYVECTHDECEYPTHCRKDWNKELNDNSPVDILIRDEEAEQENEILRINTEKIRTVLLKMKDKERRVCEMYISGMDVREIAEKFGYKKVQGIYMLLKRSLYKVKRLS; this is encoded by the coding sequence ATGTTTACAGAGAGCGTAGTAGCATATGAGTTTGAAGCTTCTGAGGAAGTTGAAACCACTGAGGACTTATGGTTACAAATGCAAGAGTTTGTCGCTCACGATCAGGAAGTCCAGAGAATAATAAGAATTAAAAAACCTTACATAACAGGACTTACTCACGAAGACTTAAACGGTGAGGCTCTTGTCCTGGCAATAGAAGTCTATAGACAGTGCCACAGTATATTTAATTGCACCGAATGTAACGCAACAAATTGCAATATATTCAAAATCAACTACACAACTAAACTCAAAAATAAGCTATACAACCTCCAGAATATTCCTAAAAGAAACACAATGATAAGCTATGTGGAATGCACACATGATGAATGTGAATATCCTACACACTGTCGTAAAGATTGGAACAAGGAGTTAAATGATAACTCTCCAGTTGATATTCTCATAAGAGACGAAGAAGCTGAACAGGAAAACGAAATCTTAAGAATAAATACAGAAAAAATCCGCACCGTGCTACTCAAAATGAAAGATAAAGAGAGAAGAGTATGTGAGATGTACATAAGTGGAATGGATGTAAGGGAAATTGCAGAAAAATTCGGATACAAAAAAGTTCAAGGAATATACATGCTCCTTAAAAGAAGCCTTTACAAAGTAAAAAGGCTCAGTTAA